A section of the Acidobacteriota bacterium genome encodes:
- a CDS encoding sulfur transferase, giving the protein MNSIPKQSARYVPIFAAVLAIFFIVLSPVQAQCPIPDIAHTSLLEANQPGMEITTAQLVDFLAQRTPPVLDVRFPQEYAISHIPGAINIPPDSTADPNNVQHESGEIAARYPADAPLVLTCNGPSCGKSKRVAKALHDNYGFTNVLRYQLGLPVWRALGNTVQTDLDGFAYIFNRDFTAVFVDARAPEAFRADTVACAVNVQKDEADAANTDGRLPLLDKGARVVVFADNLQMAKTVAAQIAKKAYWSSSYFSGNFEDLENSREMRIHSERRCHVSEAQHTEPEHDDD; this is encoded by the coding sequence ATGAATTCTATTCCGAAGCAATCCGCCCGCTATGTCCCGATCTTCGCTGCCGTGCTGGCTATCTTCTTTATTGTGCTCAGTCCCGTTCAGGCGCAGTGTCCCATTCCAGATATCGCTCACACCAGCCTGCTCGAGGCCAACCAGCCGGGGATGGAAATCACCACGGCTCAGCTGGTGGACTTTCTGGCGCAGCGCACGCCTCCGGTTCTCGACGTCCGCTTTCCCCAGGAGTATGCGATTTCGCACATTCCCGGCGCCATCAACATACCTCCAGACTCGACCGCTGATCCCAACAACGTGCAGCATGAATCTGGAGAGATCGCCGCCCGATATCCAGCTGACGCACCGTTGGTCCTCACCTGCAACGGACCCTCTTGCGGCAAGAGCAAGAGAGTGGCAAAAGCGCTACACGATAATTATGGATTCACCAACGTTTTGCGCTATCAACTCGGCCTGCCGGTATGGCGCGCCCTGGGCAACACGGTGCAAACCGATCTGGACGGCTTTGCTTACATCTTCAATCGCGACTTCACGGCTGTCTTCGTCGATGCGCGTGCACCCGAAGCCTTCCGCGCCGACACGGTCGCTTGCGCAGTGAACGTTCAGAAGGACGAAGCCGATGCAGCCAACACTGACGGACGGCTGCCTCTCCTCGACAAGGGAGCACGCGTCGTGGTCTTTGCCGACAACCTTCAGATGGCGAAGACAGTTGCAGCACAGATCGCGAAGAAAGCCTACTGGAGCAGCAGCTACTTCAGCGGCAACTTCGAAGACCTGGAAAACAGCCGCGAGATGCGAATTCACAGCGAGCGTCGCTGCCATGTCTCAGAAGCCCAGCACACGGAGCCTGAGCACGACGACGACTAG